The Deinococcus depolymerans genome contains the following window.
GACTGGGGGCCGTCGAGCATCCCAGCGGCCTGCGCGTCCCGCGCCGCTCGCTGTGGCGTTTCCTGGGACTCGACCTGGCCCTCAGCGCCTGACCCGCCTGCCCGGCCGCGCCTGCCCCACGCACGCCGCGTCCGGGTGTGGCGGCGCAACCGCCCGCGCCGTCCTCAGCCGGTGAGCGTCTGATACGGACTCCGATTGAATGGGCTGCAAAGCCAGTTCAATCCGAGCGAAGCGAGTGGGAGCTGGGCGGGTTCCGGACGTGGAGTCGGCAATCCGGTGAAGTTCCGGATTGTCGGCGAAACAAACGGCAGTCCGTATGATACGGAGTCGGTCTGCGGATGGCATAGTGTCGGGCGTGATGGACCTGACGGCCGCCCTGACCCACGGTGAAACGGAAGCCAGAGCGGCCTTCGCCGCGCTGCCCCCCAGCGCCCGCGGGGATGCGGGCGCGCACGCCCTGCGCCTGGGCCGCCCGCACCTGACCCTCGACTGGAGTGCCGACGCCCTGACCCGCGCGGCCGCGCACCTGCGCCTGGGCGACACGGGGGCCGCCCGACAGGAACTGCGCGGCCAGCCCGACACGGCCCGCCCGGCCGTCCTGCACGCCCGCGCTGCCCGGCTGGACCGCGCCCCGGACGCCGCCCCCCTGTCTGCCCACGCCGCCCGGCTGGCCCGCACGGAGGGTGACGGGAACGCCCTGATCGCCGCCGCGATCCTGAACGCCGAGCAGGACCTCGCCGGCACCGACCGCTCGGCTCACTTCGCGGCCCTGCGCACCCTGGCCGAGGGCCTGAAGGTCGCCGAGATGACCGGTCAGCCCGCCGACCCGCACCTGCTGGCGGTCCTGGCGCACGCGCAGCGGCCCCTGAACGCCCGCAAGGCCGCCGCCACCGCCGCCAAGGCCCTGGACCGCAGTGATCCGGGCAGCCCGGCGCGCGTGCTGGCCCTGCTGGCCCTGGACCGTCCCGCCGACGCCCACGCGCAGGCGCAGCGCGGATCGCTGGCAGAGGCGTGGTGGGAACCGTTCACGCGGCCCCCGCTCAGCGCAGCCCGGCCTCCTGCCACACCGCCGGAAACGAACGGTCCGGCGGACGGATAGATGGACGCGGCGCCGGGTTGCTGCCCGGGTACACGCCGCCCCCCAGCGGCGTGACCGACTGGACAGTGCCGACCGGCCACCGCGCCTCTATCCCTGGCACCGTGACCTGCGCCGCCCTGGGGACAGCCGCGTTCACGGCGGGGTCTACCCGACCTGCACGGTCAGGCGGTCCAGGCCGCGAATCACGAAGCCACCCGTGTACTGCGCGGCGTCCGGGCCGCCCAGGTGCAGGTCCGGCAGGGCGCGGCACAGGGCGCGCAGGCTCATGGCCAGTTCCAGGCGGGCCAGCGGGGCGCCCAGGCAGTAGTGGATGCCCAGCCCGAAGGTCAGGTGCGGGTTCGGGTCGCGGTCCAGGCGCAGGTCGTCCGGCGCGTCGAAGCGCTGCGGGTCGCGGTTGCCGCTGGCGTACAGCAGGCTCACGCGGTCGCCGGGGCGCAGGTCCGCGCCGCCCAGCGTGACGGGGTCCAGCACGATCCGCTCGAACATCGGCAGGGGCGTGTCGAAGCGCAGCAGTTCCTCGACGGCGCGGCGGAACACCGGCAGGCTGCCTTCGTGCGGCGCGGCCTGCACCAGCGTCTCCCAGTGCCGCCGGTCGCGCAGCAGGGCCTGCACGCCGGCGCTCAGGCCGTTCACGCTGGCCTCGTGCCCGGCGTTCAGCAGCAGGATGCAGGTGTCGATCAACTCCTGCGCGGTCAGGCGGTCGCCGTCCTGTTCGACCTGCACGAGCGCCGTGATCAGGTCGTCACGCGGTTCGGCTCGCCTCTGGGCGGCCAGTTCGCGCAGCAGCGCACTGAAGTCCAGCACGGCCCGCTCGGCCGCCGCCTGCTCTGCCGCCCCTGCCGACGGTTCGTACAGTTTCACGATGGCGGCCGACCAGGGACGCAACTGCGCGCGGTGTTCCTCCGGCACGCCGAGCAGCTCGGCGATGACCGTCACGGGCAGCGGTTCGGCGTAGGCGCTCACCAGATCGAAGGTGCCCTGTTCGCGCAGGCCGTCGAGCTGCTCGGCGAGCAGCGTCTCGATGCGGCCCTGCAGGGCCTCCACGCGCCGGGGCGTGAAGGCCAGCCCCACCAGCGAGCGCAGGCGCGTGTGCTTGGGCGGCTCGCTGTCGAGCAGGTGGTTGGTGTTGAACGCGTCGAAGTTCGCCTGCGCCGGGTCCGGGCGCGGCCAGCCCAGCTCGTCGCGCGAGTAGCGGTGCAGGGCGCTGCGGCCCAGCCGCCGGTCGCGCAGGGCCGCGCTGATGTCCGCGTGCCGGGTCAGCACCACCCGGTCGAGCGCCGGGTCCACGAACACCGGCGCGTCGGCGCGCAGCTGCGCCAGCAGCGGGTACGGGTCACGCACGAACGCCGGGTCCGACACCGGCAGCGTGCGGGTCGGCACGCTGCCCGGCACACGCCCGCGCAGCGCGGCGCGTTGCGGGGCGGCACTCACAGGAACTGCTGTCCCTCGACGCGCAGCGCGGGTTCCGAGGGACCGTCCCGCTGCGCCGACCCGCCGGCCGGACTGACGGGCGGATCGTTCGGCGGGTCACCGAGCGGCGCGGAGGTCATGCCGGGCGGCGTGACCAGCGCGTGCCGGGTCAGGTCCGGTGCGGCCAGACGGGCCGGGCCGGCCTCCAGCGGCTCCGGGTCGGCGCGGTCCGGCGTGAGGCCCGCCGGCAGGTCGGCGGGGTGGTCGACGGGGGGTGGGGCGCTGCTCAGGGAGGCGTGTCCGGGCATGGGCGGGGCCGGCAGGATGGTTTCCTCCGGCAGCACGTGCCGCCCGGACAGGTCCGAGAAGGACGACATCAGCGCCCGGTAGCCGCTCAGGAACTGCGTGTACTCCTGCCGGGCGGCCGTGAGGCGCGAGGTCAGCTCGGCGTGCCGCTCGGAGAAGGCCCGCTCCAGTTCCGCGAAGCGTTCGGCCTGCACCCGCTCGCGCTCGCGGATCAGTTCGTGATGCTCGCGTTCCATGTCGGCAAACCGCCCGCGGAAGGCGGCCTCCAGCGCCGCCAGGCGCGCCTGATGTCCGGACTCCAGCTCCGAGCGGCGGTTCTCGGCGTCCCGCACGATCGCGTCGCGCTGCAGGCTGGCCTGGGCGATCATCAGGTCCGATTCCCGCGCGGCGTTCTCTCGCAGCTCGTGCGAGATGCGCTCGGCCGCCACGACGGCCCGGCGGATCTCGTCCTCGTTCTGCCGCTGCTCTTCGAGCTGCCGTTCCAGGCCCGTGATCTGGTCGCGCAGCGCCTGATGCTGCTGCAGCAGCGTTTCCAGGTCGTCGGACAGTTCGTTCAGGAACGCGCGCACCGCGCCCCGGTCGTAACTGCCCAGCCGGGTCGGGAATTCCTGATGACGCACGTCGAGTGGGGTGAATTTCACGAGAACAGACTCCTTCCCACCCGGACGAGGGTGGCTCCTGCGCGAACGGCCAGCGGGTAATCCCCGCTCATGCCCATGCTCAACTCTGACAGACCCAGATCATGCGCCCGCCGG
Protein-coding sequences here:
- a CDS encoding cytochrome P450, producing the protein MSAAPQRAALRGRVPGSVPTRTLPVSDPAFVRDPYPLLAQLRADAPVFVDPALDRVVLTRHADISAALRDRRLGRSALHRYSRDELGWPRPDPAQANFDAFNTNHLLDSEPPKHTRLRSLVGLAFTPRRVEALQGRIETLLAEQLDGLREQGTFDLVSAYAEPLPVTVIAELLGVPEEHRAQLRPWSAAIVKLYEPSAGAAEQAAAERAVLDFSALLRELAAQRRAEPRDDLITALVQVEQDGDRLTAQELIDTCILLLNAGHEASVNGLSAGVQALLRDRRHWETLVQAAPHEGSLPVFRRAVEELLRFDTPLPMFERIVLDPVTLGGADLRPGDRVSLLYASGNRDPQRFDAPDDLRLDRDPNPHLTFGLGIHYCLGAPLARLELAMSLRALCRALPDLHLGGPDAAQYTGGFVIRGLDRLTVQVG
- a CDS encoding DivIVA domain-containing protein, which encodes MKFTPLDVRHQEFPTRLGSYDRGAVRAFLNELSDDLETLLQQHQALRDQITGLERQLEEQRQNEDEIRRAVVAAERISHELRENAARESDLMIAQASLQRDAIVRDAENRRSELESGHQARLAALEAAFRGRFADMEREHHELIRERERVQAERFAELERAFSERHAELTSRLTAARQEYTQFLSGYRALMSSFSDLSGRHVLPEETILPAPPMPGHASLSSAPPPVDHPADLPAGLTPDRADPEPLEAGPARLAAPDLTRHALVTPPGMTSAPLGDPPNDPPVSPAGGSAQRDGPSEPALRVEGQQFL